The Pseudarthrobacter sulfonivorans genome includes a window with the following:
- a CDS encoding YceI family protein → MTLPSGLTSGVWTLDMSHSEIGFTVRHAGISKVRGRFTDASAKARVGSSLADASLHATVKTASFDSGDANRDGHVKGADFFDVEEYPEMTFRATSVEGDGEDYTLTGDLTIRGITKPVELEVEFTGVAVDPFGATRAGFSAECEISRKEFGLTWNAALEAGGLLVSDKVKINVEAALVKQS, encoded by the coding sequence GTGACCCTACCTTCAGGCCTTACCTCGGGCGTCTGGACCCTGGACATGTCGCACAGCGAGATTGGCTTCACTGTCCGGCACGCGGGCATCAGCAAGGTCCGCGGACGTTTCACGGACGCCTCGGCCAAAGCCCGCGTTGGCTCATCCCTCGCCGACGCTTCGCTTCACGCCACGGTCAAAACGGCCAGCTTCGATTCCGGCGACGCCAACCGCGACGGGCATGTGAAGGGGGCGGACTTCTTCGATGTGGAGGAGTACCCCGAGATGACGTTCCGGGCCACCTCGGTGGAGGGCGACGGCGAGGATTACACGCTCACGGGCGATCTCACCATCCGCGGAATCACCAAGCCGGTGGAGCTGGAGGTCGAGTTCACCGGGGTGGCAGTGGACCCCTTTGGTGCCACCCGCGCAGGATTCTCCGCGGAGTGCGAGATTAGCCGCAAGGAGTTCGGCCTGACCTGGAACGCCGCACTGGAAGCCGGCGGCCTGCTGGTCAGCGACAAGGTCAAGATCAACGTCGAAGCGGCGCTGGTCAAGCAGTCCTGA
- a CDS encoding TerC family protein, with product MDVPPFVWTLTIAGIVGLLAFDFFFHVRKAHTPTLKESAIWSSIYVGIALLFGLGVLLFGGTTMGTEYFAGYITEKALSVDNLFVFLIIMASFKVPRADQQKVLLFGIVFALIARTGFIFLGAALINSFAWVFYIFGLILLITAGNLLKPDNHDDDAEGLVVRLAKKYLPASAHYDGDKLFTQENGKRVLTPMLLVMLAIGGTDILFALDSIPAIFGLTQNVFIVFTATAFSLMGLRQLFFLIDGLLDRLIFLSYGLAAILGFIGVKLVLHALHENTLPFINDGEHVNVVEVSTGVSLTVILGVLAVTILASIFSTKGKAKNAVSGAKRHATEYLDLNYETDMAERDKLFARMVREEDQIRSLPEKYKRLIRNETEFMDLLRKAHTEHDEAQVRAAQE from the coding sequence ATGGACGTCCCTCCCTTTGTCTGGACCCTGACCATCGCGGGAATTGTGGGCCTGCTGGCTTTCGATTTCTTCTTCCATGTCCGCAAGGCACACACGCCCACGCTCAAGGAATCGGCCATCTGGTCCTCCATCTATGTGGGGATCGCCCTCCTCTTTGGCCTGGGCGTGCTGTTGTTCGGTGGCACCACCATGGGCACCGAGTACTTCGCCGGGTACATCACGGAGAAGGCCCTGTCCGTGGACAACCTCTTTGTGTTCCTGATCATCATGGCCAGCTTCAAGGTCCCCCGTGCGGACCAGCAGAAGGTGCTGCTCTTCGGCATCGTCTTCGCGCTGATCGCCCGGACGGGCTTCATTTTCCTTGGCGCCGCCCTGATCAACAGTTTCGCGTGGGTGTTCTATATCTTCGGCCTGATCCTGCTGATCACCGCAGGGAACCTGCTCAAGCCGGATAATCACGACGACGACGCGGAAGGCTTGGTGGTCAGGCTCGCCAAAAAGTACCTCCCGGCGTCGGCCCATTACGACGGCGACAAACTCTTCACCCAGGAGAACGGCAAGCGCGTCCTCACCCCGATGCTCCTGGTGATGTTGGCCATCGGCGGCACCGACATCCTGTTTGCGCTGGACTCGATCCCCGCCATCTTCGGCCTCACTCAGAATGTCTTCATCGTCTTTACGGCCACGGCATTCTCGCTGATGGGCCTGCGCCAACTCTTCTTCCTGATCGACGGGCTCCTGGACCGGCTGATCTTCCTCTCCTACGGGCTCGCGGCCATCCTCGGCTTCATCGGCGTGAAGCTCGTGCTGCATGCCCTGCACGAGAACACCCTGCCGTTCATCAACGACGGCGAGCACGTCAACGTGGTGGAGGTCAGCACCGGCGTTTCCCTGACCGTGATCCTGGGCGTCCTGGCGGTCACCATCCTGGCCTCGATCTTCAGCACCAAGGGCAAGGCCAAGAACGCGGTGTCCGGCGCCAAACGGCACGCCACCGAATACCTGGACCTCAACTACGAAACGGACATGGCCGAGCGGGACAAACTCTTCGCCCGGATGGTCCGGGAGGAAGACCAGATCCGCAGCCTGCCGGAGAAGTACAAACGGCTCATCCGTAACGAAACCGAATTTATGGACCTCCTCCGCAAAGCCCACACCGAGCACGACGAAGCCCAGGTCCGGGCAGCGCAGGAGTAG
- a CDS encoding FdhF/YdeP family oxidoreductase yields MARKNPHVEEANEADIEVSGHPKTWAAGVPGVYHSLEPAVQHMGLVRTGKTLLALNQKDGFDCMSCAWPDPGHRKTFEFCENGAKAVTWEATPVVIGSEFWAENPVSDLRQRSEYWLGMQGRLTEPVHKPAGEDHYRPVSWEQAFTIVADKLKGLPSPDQTAFYTSGRTSNEAAFLYQLFVRAYGTNNLPDCSNMCHESSGWAMGQTIGIGKATISYDDFAKADLIIVMGQNPGTNHPRMLTALEEAKEAGASIVAVNPLPEAGLMRYKNPQKVKGIIGRGTEIADQFLQVRIGGDMALLQAVSKRVLDAEAAHPGTVLDHAFLAEHCQGLEELREHLSQLDEAAVLAATGLRTEDIDELADRYLRAEKVIITWAMGITQHKKGVATIKEIINLLLLRGNIGKPGAGASPIRGHSNVQGDRTMGIWEQMPPAFLDALGKEFSFEPPREHGVDSVETIRQMRDGGIKVFVAMGGNFVGAISDTHAAFAAMENTELSVQISTKLNRSHAVTGAEALILPTMGRTEIDMQETGPQFVSVEDTVCAVHASHGTVKPVAPGLLSEVAIVSRLAQKVVGDSVQADWAGFEKNYDLIRDHISHVVSGCEDYNRKIRQDGGFVLPNGPRDSRTFTTPTGKAMLTVNELEHMERPAGTLILQSMRSHDQFNTTIYGNNDRYRGIKKGREVVFVSPGDLAELGLSDGQHVDIHGVYQDNVERVLRNFRVVSYPTAAGCAAAYYPEANVLVPLDSVAEGSQTPASKEVIVRLEPVAVD; encoded by the coding sequence GTGGCACGCAAGAACCCGCACGTGGAAGAGGCCAACGAGGCTGACATCGAGGTCAGCGGCCACCCCAAGACGTGGGCCGCCGGCGTCCCGGGCGTCTACCACTCGTTGGAGCCGGCCGTGCAGCACATGGGCCTGGTCAGGACCGGGAAAACCCTGCTTGCCCTGAACCAGAAGGACGGTTTCGACTGCATGAGCTGCGCGTGGCCGGACCCGGGGCACCGCAAGACGTTCGAGTTCTGCGAAAACGGCGCCAAGGCTGTCACCTGGGAGGCCACTCCGGTGGTGATCGGCTCCGAATTCTGGGCCGAGAACCCGGTCAGTGACCTGCGGCAGCGGTCCGAGTACTGGCTGGGGATGCAGGGGCGCCTCACCGAGCCTGTCCACAAGCCAGCGGGGGAGGACCACTACCGGCCGGTCAGCTGGGAGCAGGCGTTCACCATCGTCGCCGACAAGCTCAAGGGGCTGCCGAGCCCGGACCAGACCGCCTTCTACACCAGCGGCCGGACCTCCAACGAGGCCGCGTTCCTCTACCAGCTGTTTGTCCGGGCCTACGGGACCAACAACCTGCCGGACTGCTCCAACATGTGCCACGAGTCCTCTGGCTGGGCCATGGGCCAGACCATCGGCATCGGCAAGGCCACCATCTCCTACGATGACTTCGCCAAGGCGGACCTGATCATCGTGATGGGCCAGAACCCGGGCACCAACCACCCGCGGATGCTGACCGCCCTGGAGGAAGCAAAGGAGGCGGGAGCCAGCATTGTGGCCGTGAATCCGCTGCCGGAAGCGGGCCTGATGCGCTACAAGAACCCGCAGAAGGTCAAGGGGATCATTGGCCGCGGCACGGAGATCGCCGACCAGTTCCTGCAGGTACGCATCGGCGGGGACATGGCCCTGCTCCAGGCCGTCTCCAAGCGGGTCCTGGACGCGGAAGCTGCGCATCCGGGCACGGTGCTGGACCACGCGTTCCTCGCCGAACACTGCCAGGGTCTGGAGGAGCTTCGCGAGCACCTTTCCCAGCTGGACGAGGCTGCCGTGCTGGCGGCCACCGGCCTGCGGACCGAGGATATCGACGAGCTCGCGGACCGTTATCTCAGGGCGGAGAAGGTGATCATCACCTGGGCCATGGGCATCACCCAGCACAAGAAGGGCGTGGCCACCATCAAGGAGATCATCAACCTCCTGCTGCTCCGGGGCAACATCGGCAAGCCCGGCGCCGGAGCCTCTCCCATCCGCGGTCACAGCAACGTCCAGGGCGACCGCACCATGGGCATCTGGGAGCAGATGCCGCCGGCATTCTTGGACGCCCTCGGCAAGGAATTCAGCTTCGAACCGCCGCGCGAACACGGCGTCGACTCCGTCGAAACCATCAGGCAAATGCGCGACGGCGGCATCAAGGTTTTCGTGGCCATGGGCGGCAACTTCGTGGGAGCCATTTCGGACACCCACGCGGCGTTCGCGGCGATGGAGAACACCGAGCTCTCGGTCCAGATTTCCACCAAACTCAACCGCTCGCACGCGGTCACCGGCGCCGAGGCGCTGATCTTGCCCACGATGGGCCGCACGGAGATTGACATGCAGGAAACGGGTCCGCAGTTTGTATCCGTGGAGGACACGGTCTGCGCCGTGCATGCCTCACACGGAACCGTGAAACCGGTGGCGCCGGGCCTGCTGTCCGAAGTGGCAATCGTCAGCAGGCTGGCCCAAAAAGTGGTGGGTGACTCCGTGCAGGCGGACTGGGCCGGGTTCGAGAAGAACTACGACCTCATCCGGGACCACATCTCGCACGTGGTCAGCGGCTGCGAGGACTACAACCGGAAGATCCGGCAGGACGGCGGTTTTGTGCTCCCGAACGGGCCCCGGGATTCCCGGACGTTCACCACCCCGACGGGCAAGGCCATGCTCACCGTTAACGAGCTCGAACATATGGAGCGGCCGGCCGGAACGCTGATCCTGCAGAGCATGCGCTCGCACGACCAGTTCAACACCACCATCTACGGCAACAACGACCGCTACCGGGGCATCAAGAAGGGCCGCGAAGTGGTGTTTGTCAGCCCCGGGGACCTCGCCGAACTGGGACTCAGCGACGGGCAGCACGTGGATATCCACGGCGTGTACCAGGACAACGTGGAGCGGGTGCTGCGGAACTTCCGGGTGGTCTCCTACCCCACGGCGGCCGGCTGCGCGGCAGCCTACTACCCTGAAGCCAACGTGCTGGTGCCGCTGGACAGCGTGGCCGAGGGCAGCCAGACGCCGGCGTCGAAGGAAGTGATCGTCCGGCTGGAGCCCGTAGCCGTTGATTGA
- a CDS encoding TM0106 family RecB-like putative nuclease, producing MFLLDPASADPGTVDPRLADPRPSAPQDLVFSASDLVAASECEYRTLRILDEKLGRSPKAQFPDDEMQRRAGALGDKHEAKVLAGLIAQYGAWDASRGAGVYSIERGENTRGELLAKHAETELALRAGADVVFQATFFDGEFLGYADFIVNEAAGTGNPGRYEVWDTKLARHAKVGALLQLAAYGDQLIGMGLDPSPRVTLVLGAVVDGDYVRSHHSLPDLLPVFRERRDRFRALTAAHHEAGSAVQWQQPGVAFCGRCNYCAEQVQSHRDLLMVGGMTTLRRKKLVADHITTIDALADLPLSKATGSVARLRDQARMQLGRDVPDGSRTFARDGEEHTVTFKVLPENALAEIPKPSPGDIFFDFEGDPLWQDPATSKWGLEYLFGVIEAPVFDGDAADAHAADKPVFRPFWAHSRNEERQAFLDFLAYVEERRARYPDMHVYHYAAYEKSALRNLSVTHLAGEDIVDNWLRDGLLVDLYATARHSLRISEPSYSIKKLEPLYMGSNLRSGDVKDAGASVVAYAGYCAARDDGDAAAAAHILASISDYNEYDCLSTLRLRDWLLGLRGTADRHGTADDGGRPAPSSAAAVAPPPIPEPEPTPEERRLQAYLAGLPDNRPWTNDERAIAMVAAATGYHRRERKQFWWEHFDRTESEIDHWSEHRNVFVVDTAEILTDWEVAKPTARMRTRTLRLAGVMSEGSEFKPGSTWCRLYDSPVPDGLDDPLGTTTGRGFTFGTLVTAVEDHPRVAGQTMITIEERETGKVPAYPHIPVALTEDQPIRTASIEAALAELAQSVGASVPVLPEHPGVDILRKVPPRFHSMPGPAAVGKDVTGAADYVTAITATLLDLDHSYVAVQGPPGTGKTYVGSHVIARLVEQGWKIGVVGQSHAVVENMLCTAIETAGVDPARVAKKLAAPHPVLWHRTSDDDVAALLASPGGCLVGGTAWTMTGRSVPAGCLDLLVIDEAGQFSLANTLAVARAAKRLLLLGDPQQLPQVTQGSHPEPVDESALGWLAAGHATLPGELGYFLADSWRMHPDLCRAVSVLSYDGKLEAAPAASLRSLAELPAGVETVFVDHSGNTKSSAEEATEVVRQAQRHIGLKWLPGDDKPARPLNPEDILVVAAYNAQVQLIRQALHDAGLPDVRVGTVDKFQGQEAPVVLVSMACSAVAEAPRGAEFLLNRNRINVAVSRGQWRAVIIRSPELTNYMPAKPAVLEELGAFIGLSAGLLSPGSHSRATP from the coding sequence GTGTTTCTGCTCGATCCAGCCAGCGCTGATCCCGGTACTGTTGATCCGCGCCTCGCTGATCCCCGCCCCAGCGCGCCGCAGGACCTGGTGTTTTCCGCCAGCGATCTGGTGGCCGCCAGCGAATGTGAGTACCGCACGCTCCGCATCCTGGACGAGAAACTGGGCCGGTCCCCCAAGGCGCAGTTTCCCGACGACGAAATGCAGCGCCGTGCCGGGGCGCTCGGTGACAAGCACGAGGCCAAGGTCCTGGCCGGCCTGATCGCGCAGTACGGCGCTTGGGACGCCAGCCGCGGGGCCGGGGTGTACTCGATCGAGCGCGGGGAGAACACGCGCGGCGAGCTGCTGGCCAAGCACGCTGAAACGGAACTCGCGCTCCGCGCCGGGGCCGATGTCGTCTTCCAGGCAACTTTTTTCGACGGCGAATTCCTGGGCTACGCCGACTTCATCGTCAACGAGGCTGCCGGCACCGGCAATCCTGGACGCTACGAGGTGTGGGACACCAAGCTGGCACGGCACGCCAAGGTGGGTGCGCTCCTGCAGCTCGCCGCCTACGGCGATCAGCTCATCGGCATGGGCCTGGACCCGTCGCCCCGGGTCACGCTGGTGCTGGGCGCCGTGGTGGACGGCGATTACGTCCGCAGCCACCACTCCCTGCCGGACCTGCTGCCGGTCTTCCGCGAGCGCCGCGACCGCTTCCGCGCCCTGACCGCCGCCCACCACGAGGCCGGTTCGGCGGTGCAGTGGCAACAGCCCGGCGTCGCGTTCTGCGGGCGGTGCAACTACTGCGCCGAGCAGGTCCAGTCCCACCGCGACCTCCTGATGGTGGGCGGCATGACCACCCTCCGGCGGAAGAAACTCGTCGCCGATCACATCACCACCATCGACGCACTGGCGGATCTCCCGCTCAGCAAGGCCACCGGCTCGGTGGCCCGGCTCCGCGACCAGGCCAGGATGCAGCTGGGCCGGGACGTTCCGGACGGTTCCCGCACCTTCGCCAGGGACGGCGAGGAGCACACCGTCACGTTCAAGGTGCTGCCGGAGAACGCCCTGGCAGAGATTCCGAAACCAAGTCCCGGCGACATCTTCTTCGACTTCGAGGGCGATCCCCTCTGGCAGGACCCCGCCACCAGCAAGTGGGGGCTGGAGTACCTGTTCGGCGTCATCGAGGCGCCAGTGTTTGACGGTGACGCTGCTGACGCCCACGCCGCCGACAAGCCCGTGTTCCGGCCCTTCTGGGCGCATTCGCGCAACGAGGAGCGGCAGGCCTTCCTGGACTTCCTCGCCTACGTGGAAGAGCGCCGCGCCAGGTACCCGGACATGCATGTCTACCACTACGCCGCCTACGAAAAATCGGCGCTGCGGAACCTGTCCGTCACGCACCTCGCCGGCGAGGACATCGTGGACAACTGGCTCCGCGACGGCCTCCTCGTGGACCTCTACGCCACCGCCCGGCATTCGCTGCGGATCTCCGAGCCCTCCTACTCCATCAAGAAGCTTGAGCCCCTGTACATGGGCAGCAACCTCCGCTCCGGGGACGTCAAGGACGCCGGAGCCTCCGTGGTGGCGTATGCCGGTTACTGCGCCGCCCGGGACGACGGCGACGCCGCCGCGGCCGCCCACATCCTGGCCTCCATCTCCGACTACAACGAGTACGACTGCCTCTCCACCCTCCGCCTGCGCGACTGGCTGCTGGGTCTGCGAGGGACAGCGGACCGGCACGGAACAGCCGACGACGGCGGGCGGCCGGCGCCGTCGTCGGCCGCAGCTGTTGCCCCGCCACCAATTCCGGAACCCGAACCAACACCGGAGGAGCGCCGCCTGCAGGCCTACCTGGCCGGCCTCCCGGACAACCGGCCGTGGACCAACGACGAACGGGCCATCGCCATGGTGGCCGCCGCCACCGGGTACCACCGCCGCGAGCGCAAGCAGTTCTGGTGGGAACACTTCGACCGCACCGAGTCCGAGATCGACCACTGGTCCGAGCACCGCAACGTGTTTGTGGTGGATACCGCGGAAATACTCACGGACTGGGAGGTCGCAAAGCCCACGGCCCGGATGCGCACCCGCACGCTGAGGCTGGCCGGAGTCATGAGCGAAGGGTCGGAGTTCAAACCCGGGAGCACCTGGTGCCGGCTCTACGACTCCCCTGTCCCTGACGGCCTGGACGATCCGCTGGGAACCACCACGGGCCGCGGGTTCACCTTTGGCACGCTGGTAACCGCTGTGGAGGACCACCCGCGGGTTGCCGGCCAGACCATGATCACCATCGAGGAGCGGGAAACAGGCAAGGTCCCCGCCTATCCGCATATTCCGGTGGCGCTCACCGAGGACCAGCCGATCCGCACCGCCAGCATCGAAGCCGCCCTGGCCGAGCTGGCCCAGAGTGTCGGCGCCTCGGTCCCCGTCCTTCCGGAACACCCCGGCGTCGACATCCTGCGCAAGGTGCCGCCGCGCTTCCATTCGATGCCGGGTCCCGCCGCCGTCGGCAAGGACGTCACCGGTGCAGCGGACTACGTCACGGCGATCACCGCCACGCTGCTGGACCTTGATCATTCGTACGTTGCCGTGCAGGGCCCTCCCGGGACGGGCAAAACCTACGTCGGCTCGCATGTCATTGCCCGGCTGGTGGAGCAGGGCTGGAAGATCGGTGTGGTGGGGCAGTCCCACGCAGTGGTGGAGAACATGCTGTGCACCGCGATCGAAACCGCCGGTGTGGATCCGGCGCGGGTGGCGAAGAAGCTGGCCGCCCCGCACCCCGTGCTGTGGCACCGCACGTCCGACGACGACGTCGCCGCGCTGCTCGCCTCCCCCGGCGGCTGCCTGGTGGGCGGCACCGCCTGGACCATGACGGGCAGGTCCGTCCCCGCCGGGTGCCTGGACTTGCTGGTCATTGACGAGGCCGGCCAGTTCTCTCTGGCCAACACCCTGGCCGTGGCCCGCGCGGCCAAGCGGCTCCTGCTCCTCGGTGACCCGCAGCAGCTGCCACAGGTCACGCAGGGCTCGCACCCGGAGCCCGTGGACGAGTCCGCCCTGGGCTGGCTCGCTGCCGGGCACGCCACCCTCCCCGGCGAACTGGGCTACTTCCTGGCGGACAGTTGGCGCATGCACCCGGACCTGTGCCGGGCCGTGTCCGTCCTCAGCTACGACGGAAAACTCGAAGCTGCGCCTGCGGCATCCCTCCGCAGCCTCGCGGAACTGCCGGCCGGGGTGGAAACAGTCTTTGTGGACCACAGCGGGAACACCAAGTCCTCCGCAGAGGAAGCTACCGAGGTGGTCCGTCAGGCCCAGCGGCACATCGGGCTGAAATGGCTTCCCGGCGACGACAAGCCGGCCAGGCCCCTGAACCCGGAAGACATCCTGGTGGTGGCCGCTTACAACGCCCAGGTCCAGCTGATCCGGCAGGCCCTGCACGACGCCGGGCTGCCGGATGTCCGGGTGGGCACGGTGGACAAGTTCCAGGGCCAGGAGGCGCCGGTGGTCCTGGTGTCCATGGCCTGCTCCGCAGTTGCCGAGGCTCCGCGCGGGGCCGAATTCCTGTTGAACCGGAACCGGATCAACGTGGCTGTGTCACGGGGCCAGTGGCGGGCCGTGATCATCCGCTCCCCCGAGCTCACGAATTACATGCCGGCCAAACCGGCGGTGCTGGAGGAACTTGGCGCCTTCATCGGCCTCAGCGCGGGTCTTCTCAGCCCTGGTAGTCACAGCCGCGCAACACCCTGA
- a CDS encoding MFS transporter: MTSQSNRLPVGALIVLAAIGFTAITTELLPSGLLPQISADFRVSEATAGYLTAGYAAIIVVTVIPLSLLLSRVPRHYLLIALILFFAASNALVAIVSDFGAAMGSRVVGGIAHGLLWSAMAPFVARIVPAHKVGKALAIVFSGNSLGLAIGAPVGTALGNIVGWRAAFLVLAASGVVLALLAVWLLPPVRRIPDAPHPSIRKAIGQPGVKTVAVGWPLMLMAHFALFTYIAPFLREVRLPDFSIPLSISVLGVAGLVGIWIAGITVDSRPRRWLLITVAGVVVSVSLLPLVGSVLPALALPVTLVLMLVWGTGIGAMGIYNQSAILRAGGEYRDAANGLTVLTIQIGIMIGAMFGAAALTLAGPLLIPIAAAVPAVVAFVLILAGRRHAYPPGPKERQATLAEATSP, encoded by the coding sequence GTGACCTCCCAGAGCAACAGGTTGCCTGTCGGCGCCCTGATAGTCCTTGCCGCCATCGGCTTCACCGCCATCACCACCGAACTCCTGCCCTCCGGCCTGCTGCCCCAGATCAGCGCCGACTTCCGGGTCTCCGAGGCGACCGCCGGCTACCTGACGGCCGGTTACGCGGCCATCATCGTGGTCACCGTGATCCCTTTATCGCTGCTACTGTCGCGGGTCCCGCGCCACTACTTGCTCATCGCGTTGATCCTGTTCTTCGCGGCCAGTAACGCCTTGGTGGCCATCGTCTCCGATTTCGGCGCGGCCATGGGTTCACGCGTGGTGGGCGGCATCGCGCACGGCCTGCTGTGGTCCGCCATGGCCCCGTTTGTGGCGCGGATCGTCCCCGCCCACAAAGTGGGCAAGGCACTGGCCATCGTGTTCAGCGGCAACAGCCTGGGACTGGCCATCGGCGCCCCGGTGGGCACCGCCCTGGGCAACATCGTCGGCTGGCGCGCGGCGTTCCTGGTCCTGGCCGCCTCCGGGGTGGTGCTGGCGCTCCTTGCCGTGTGGCTGCTTCCCCCGGTGCGGCGCATCCCCGATGCTCCGCACCCATCCATCCGCAAGGCGATCGGCCAGCCGGGAGTGAAGACTGTCGCCGTTGGCTGGCCGCTGATGCTCATGGCCCATTTCGCCTTGTTCACCTACATTGCGCCGTTCTTGCGCGAGGTCCGGCTGCCCGACTTCAGCATCCCGCTGTCTATCAGTGTTCTCGGTGTTGCCGGGTTGGTGGGCATCTGGATCGCTGGCATCACCGTGGATTCCCGTCCGCGGCGCTGGCTCCTGATCACCGTCGCCGGCGTTGTAGTGTCCGTGTCCTTGCTCCCGCTGGTGGGAAGCGTCCTGCCGGCCTTGGCGCTGCCGGTCACGCTGGTCCTGATGTTGGTCTGGGGCACAGGCATCGGCGCGATGGGGATCTACAACCAGTCCGCCATCCTCCGGGCCGGCGGCGAGTACAGGGACGCCGCCAACGGCCTGACGGTACTGACCATCCAGATCGGGATCATGATCGGCGCGATGTTCGGCGCCGCCGCCCTCACCCTTGCGGGGCCGCTCCTGATCCCGATCGCCGCCGCAGTCCCCGCCGTCGTCGCGTTTGTGCTGATCCTTGCCGGACGGCGGCACGCCTATCCGCCGGGGCCGAAGGAACGCCAAGCCACTTTGGCCGAAGCAACGTCCCCATAG
- a CDS encoding acylphosphatase has protein sequence MRFSGRRRDSSRDIPGHDSGDIRVSARVFGVVQGVGFRFWTMGKADELALKGVVRNLDDGSVSIEAEGPEQQVQKLLDWLRSENAPGRVERVEESISAADGSFRDFRAR, from the coding sequence ATGAGGTTTTCCGGGCGCCGGCGTGACTCCAGTCGGGATATCCCTGGCCACGATAGCGGCGATATCCGGGTCTCCGCCCGTGTCTTTGGCGTGGTGCAGGGGGTCGGATTCCGTTTCTGGACAATGGGCAAGGCCGACGAACTGGCGCTCAAGGGCGTGGTGAGAAACCTCGACGACGGCTCGGTGTCCATCGAGGCCGAAGGGCCGGAGCAGCAGGTCCAAAAGCTCCTGGACTGGCTGAGGTCGGAGAACGCGCCCGGCCGGGTGGAACGGGTGGAGGAGTCCATCTCCGCGGCCGACGGATCGTTCCGGGACTTTCGGGCCCGCTGA
- a CDS encoding adenosine deaminase — MNIFADGTAVPETEAAATETVSAAAETETATDLQEEAAQLVPLAELHLHIEGTLQPELILELAERNGITLPYSGLEELRGLYEFTDLQSFLDLYYANMAVLQTEQDFADMTRAYLARAAAAGVRHAEIMMDPQAHLSRGVSLETCVKGVASALATSQEDFGMSTLLIAAFLRDQSEESALEVLDGLLAMNAPIAAIGLDSAEVGNPPAKFERLFAKAREAGLRLTAHAGEEGPPSYIIEALDILGVERIDHGIRCMEDPDLVERLVADRIPLTVCPLSNVRLRTVDTLADHPLPAMLAAGLNVSVNSDDPAYFGGYVDDNFSQLKAVFDLSDFDRARLAANSIHSSFASEERKAELLDELNRG, encoded by the coding sequence ATGAATATCTTTGCGGACGGAACCGCGGTGCCCGAAACTGAAGCTGCCGCCACTGAAACTGTTTCTGCCGCGGCAGAAACAGAAACAGCAACAGACCTGCAGGAAGAAGCGGCGCAGCTCGTGCCGTTGGCGGAACTGCACCTGCACATTGAGGGCACACTGCAGCCGGAGCTGATCCTCGAACTGGCCGAACGCAACGGCATCACCCTCCCGTACTCCGGCCTGGAGGAGCTCCGGGGACTATACGAGTTCACGGACCTGCAGTCCTTCCTGGACCTGTACTACGCCAACATGGCGGTGCTGCAGACCGAGCAGGACTTCGCCGACATGACCCGCGCCTACCTCGCCCGCGCCGCCGCCGCGGGAGTCCGGCACGCGGAGATCATGATGGACCCACAGGCCCACCTGTCCCGCGGCGTCAGCCTGGAAACCTGCGTCAAAGGCGTGGCGTCGGCGCTGGCCACCTCCCAGGAGGACTTCGGCATGTCCACCCTGCTGATTGCCGCATTCCTGCGGGACCAGTCCGAGGAATCCGCGCTGGAGGTCCTGGACGGACTGCTGGCCATGAATGCCCCCATCGCGGCCATCGGCCTGGATTCGGCCGAGGTGGGCAACCCGCCGGCCAAGTTTGAGCGGCTGTTCGCCAAAGCCCGCGAAGCGGGCCTGCGGCTGACCGCGCACGCAGGCGAGGAGGGGCCGCCGTCGTACATTATCGAAGCGCTGGACATCCTGGGAGTGGAACGGATTGACCACGGCATCCGCTGCATGGAGGACCCGGACCTGGTGGAGCGGCTGGTGGCGGACCGGATTCCGCTGACAGTCTGCCCGCTGTCAAACGTCCGGCTGCGTACCGTGGACACCCTGGCGGACCATCCCTTGCCGGCCATGCTCGCCGCCGGGCTCAACGTCTCCGTGAACTCGGATGATCCGGCCTACTTCGGTGGGTACGTGGACGACAACTTTTCCCAGCTAAAGGCCGTATTTGACCTTTCGGACTTTGACAGGGCACGGCTCGCGGCCAATTCCATCCATTCGTCGTTCGCCTCCGAGGAGCGCAAGGCCGAGCTCCTGGACGAGCTGAACCGGGGGTAG